CAGTGGCGAGTTGGTCGACATCCGCCTGTGCCTGCGCGACCTGCTCTCCCAAAGTCGCGTCCGTCTCCGCCGCCTGCCGCAATTGCGCCAGCGCGATCCGTCCGCGCTCAATGTCGCGGGACAGGGAAACGGACTGGCGGAACAGCCGCGCCGCCTCGCTATCACCCGCCGACAATTCGCGGGAAAGCTGCTCCAGCGTGTCGGCCGCGCCCGGCCGCACCAGCATCTGCATCGCGGTGAAGAGGTCCGCCGCCAGTTCCGGCCGCTGCGGGATATCCCGCGCCAGCAACGCGAAATAGGGCTGCAACTGGTTCGCCATGCCGGTCAGCGTCGCGCGATTCCCGGTGGCTGACGCCATGATGCCGCGATAGACCTTCAACGCATCCTCGCTGCGTCCCCGTCGCGCGAGGAACGCCCCCAGTCGCGCCCTGGCACCGTTCAGCGCCACCGTCTCGGGATATTGCGCCGCCAGCAGCGCCACCGACTGGTTGAGATTATTTTCAGCCTGTTCGAAATTGCCTTCATCCTCGAAGGCCAGCCCGATCTCGCCCAGCAACTGCGCGCGCAGCCGGGCGATTGAAGTCACCCGTCCGTCGCGGATCGCCACTGCGCTCGCCATCGCCTTGTCCAGCACCTCACGCGCGGGGCCAGGCTGCCCCGACAGTCGCAGGATCGTGCCGCGCAACTGCTGCGCCTGCGCATCGATGATCGCGGCGCGCTCGGCCGGGGTCAGCGCCGTATCCTGGCGCGCGCCCAGTGCCCGTGCCTGCGATGCGCCGCTGCTCATTTCCGCGGCCACTTCCGGCGACAGGGTCACGGCATCCCCTTCCGCGATGGCAGTCCCGCCACCCGCCAGCGGACGGTCCAATATCGCCAGCGCGCCTTGCAGGTCCTGCTGGTTGATATGGTGCATTGCTTCGAAATTGCGCCGCAACCGAAGTTGCACGGCATCGCCTGTGGCCATCGTCCGCGCCTTGGCAAAGGCCGCGTCGGCCTGATCGAACAGGCCCAGATTGGACAATTGCAGCCCACGATTGACGAGATATTCATGTGCCCGGTTGGTCCGCTCTGCCGGGGTCAGCTTGCCGGTTTCGGGATCGCGCGCCAGCCGATCGGTCAGACTGTCGAAAAACTCCGCCGCTTCGGCATAATTGCCGGACGCGTTGCGCCTGTACCCCTCGGCCAGCACCGTCTGCGGGTCCAGCGTTGCCGCCTGCAGGCGCGCGAAACCGGCGTCGCTGCTGCCGACCGTGGCGATATCGACCTTGCCCGGCACGGTCCGTCCCGCCATGACGGAGCGCAAGCCCAGATCAAGCGCGCTGGCATAGGCGGCATAGCCTTGCGCGACATAAAGAGTCCTGCCGCGCGCTACCGTGACGATGCGATAGGTGCCCAACGCCCCGGTACAGTTGCGTATCAGCGCAGGTCCGATCTCCGGCAAGGTCGCGCCGCCCGCCGCACTGCATTCGACCGCCACCCTGCGCGATGCCGTCAGCCGCTCCAGCAACCCCGCATCCTCGCCCGAACGCAAGGCATAGATTTGTCCGACCGGCCGCGCCGCATCCCGGCACACCATCGTCCACGCGCGGTCGAACATGGTTCGGGAAGCCGGATCACCGGCGGCACTCTGCGCCTGACACAGCGCGCTGCCTTCGGTACCGACGCGGAAGCTGTCCCGCAAAAGCGCATGGTCGTCCGCCTGAGCGTGTAGCGCGACCGACAGACTCAGGGCGCCCGCACCGGCCAGCCCGCAAATGATCTTCCCCACAGCGCTCAAAGGCTTATCCCCCGACCCTGCCGGATTACCCCGTGCAAAGCCCCCCTTAGCATGATTGCCGAGGTCATAACGCCGCCGCATGGTGCGCCGCAAGATGAAATGCCAATATACTTCATCTGAACCGAAGTGAGGCACGGAAGCTACAGTTGGTAAGATTCGATCTCTGCCGCGCAATTTTTATTGCATCAGGCAAAAGAGCTGAT
This window of the Sphingobium sp. EM0848 genome carries:
- a CDS encoding CHAT domain-containing protein, which produces MSLSVALHAQADDHALLRDSFRVGTEGSALCQAQSAAGDPASRTMFDRAWTMVCRDAARPVGQIYALRSGEDAGLLERLTASRRVAVECSAAGGATLPEIGPALIRNCTGALGTYRIVTVARGRTLYVAQGYAAYASALDLGLRSVMAGRTVPGKVDIATVGSSDAGFARLQAATLDPQTVLAEGYRRNASGNYAEAAEFFDSLTDRLARDPETGKLTPAERTNRAHEYLVNRGLQLSNLGLFDQADAAFAKARTMATGDAVQLRLRRNFEAMHHINQQDLQGALAILDRPLAGGGTAIAEGDAVTLSPEVAAEMSSGASQARALGARQDTALTPAERAAIIDAQAQQLRGTILRLSGQPGPAREVLDKAMASAVAIRDGRVTSIARLRAQLLGEIGLAFEDEGNFEQAENNLNQSVALLAAQYPETVALNGARARLGAFLARRGRSEDALKVYRGIMASATGNRATLTGMANQLQPYFALLARDIPQRPELAADLFTAMQMLVRPGAADTLEQLSRELSAGDSEAARLFRQSVSLSRDIERGRIALAQLRQAAETDATLGEQVAQAQADVDQLATDQANTLASLTAYPQYRAVSPQGLTLAEMQATLKPGEGYFKLAQLGDAFYALWIDGSGATGYRLAASATEVAQKVATLRETISIDVNGAQTTYALDVPVARSLYLDLFGPVEQRLSAARHLIFEPDGAMLQLPVNLLIAGQAGVDAYQARVAQGGDEFDFRGIQWLGRDHAVSTALSARAFRDARAAAPSSAAQSYIGFGDNAPLAGPKMTASTRGVLADGGTDDCGWSPLQWNRPIPATELREAAQAIGGQGSELVTGAAFTDEAVMGRRDLDSFRILHFATHGLVTPPHPGCPARPALLTSFAPDKFSDGLLQFGEIFDLRLNADLVVLSACDTAGAAGVETTRAAGLSGGGGALDGLVRAFIGAGSRAVIASHWPAPEDYHATERLMAGLFAAAPDQPMAEALREAQVKLMDDPQTSHPFYWSGFAIIGDGARPLIVHR